The genomic interval TTATCGCTTTGATCGGAGTTCTTCCATCTGTCTCACAGTTTGTCCAGCTTATTGCTCCTTCGATTTTGAGAGCCACGGGAAGCAGAAAGCGAGCAATGATGATTTGTGCTTCTGCAGGAAGATTATCTACTGCATTCATTCCAGTCACACTTGCTCTAGGAATAAACAGACAATCTCTCTTACTGGTCATTCTTTCTTTCTTTTCGCTTTCTGCAAGTCTTGCGGGCAATTTCTGGGTATCTATCATTAGAGATGTTGTCCCCTCTACGGGCTCTGCCAAGTTTTTCAGCATGAGAAACGTGACATTCACAATTACAAATATGCTTATAACACTTCTCTACTCATTTATTCTTGATTCAGTTCCTGGAAAAACGGGATTTCTAGCCATCACTACTCTTGGAGTTATCAGCGCGGTGATAAGCTTGTTATTGCTGGGTTTCCATTACGATCCTCCGCATGAAATAAGCTATGGAAGAGGCTTATTCAAGGTCGTTGCGGGAGATAAGAAGTTCATGCCATATCTGCGTTTTTATTCTTTCTGGAGTTTCTCGATAGCAATCACTTCACCGTTTTTCGCTTATCATGAGCTGGTAAATATGAAGCTGGACTATTCCTTTCTTAGTTTACTCAACGTTTTTAGTTCGCTTCTGACGATGTTATTCTATTTACTGTGGGGAAAGCTGGCTGATAGGATCGGGGGACAGGCAGTTTTAGAATTCGGCGTTTTTGGAGCCTTTCTGAAAACCTTGCTGTGGTTGTTCATGGATAGCGGAACGGTATACCTCTTATACGTCGACACGTTTATTGGGACTGCTTCTTGGAGTG from Mesotoga infera carries:
- a CDS encoding MFS transporter, translating into MDKNSKTRVLSVFEGAIYNGFFLITQGFLGTGLALEFGASEPVIALIGVLPSVSQFVQLIAPSILRATGSRKRAMMICASAGRLSTAFIPVTLALGINRQSLLLVILSFFSLSASLAGNFWVSIIRDVVPSTGSAKFFSMRNVTFTITNMLITLLYSFILDSVPGKTGFLAITTLGVISAVISLLLLGFHYDPPHEISYGRGLFKVVAGDKKFMPYLRFYSFWSFSIAITSPFFAYHELVNMKLDYSFLSLLNVFSSLLTMLFYLLWGKLADRIGGQAVLEFGVFGAFLKTLLWLFMDSGTVYLLYVDTFIGTASWSAINLCLFTTMLELLRGVDVQSYYALLSFANGTSALAGSLVGGFLASYLNRYSWTFNGHQFFGIQILFLATFVLRGISLIFLKRVKTRKVVSVSGMVFNSAAVLANRFAARPRELLEVLIHKNKSRQRKENNDGKTD